The DNA sequence CGGGTCACGCGATCCGCCGGCAGAACGCGGACCGCGTGGCCGTCCCCGCCTGCATGTGGTCGGCCTACTGCTGCGTCGACTTCGACCGCAACGCCCCGCACGAGGAGCGCCACAAGCTGCCCGCCTTCGCCCACTACGGCCTCAACGACAGGCGGAACAACCAGGTCTCCGAGATGCCCGTCGGGAAGCTGGAGGAGTTCCTGAAGGGCTCCACATTCGTGGAGAAGAGCTTCCGGATCTTCGCCGACGACTGCGTGCCTCCTCCCTCCGTGCGTCCGTAGCTCGCTCGCCCGACGGaccctgggtcaaatacgcgtTGGTTTTGGATTCAAGTACTGATCTGTGCtttgctgatcttgtctggtgtattggaaccaaatttgcaaacccccccgccttctggtcatattggcaggcttaGTTACActaggcaagatcaatagagcacagaaaagtatttgaatccaaaataaatacgtatttgacccaggtctgcttcccaaaaaaaaaaaaaaaacccatctgaGACTGTACTCAAATTCAAGGGTCCAGTGCcgttaaatgcatttcacaagTCTGGCATAACTtcacagccaattaaaaaatagTTCTAGATAACTTTCTGAGAATTATTACATTAGTTTTAGTTCCTCCCTGGTACTGAatcttttatttctcccagaagattgcaaaataaaaaagtaataaaaacaggaTTGCTTATTGTTTAAGCAGAAACACATTTGGGTTTCTgcagaaaatcaataaaaacatcGCCGCACCAAATGTGTagctttttttgttcatttatttccttttttttagaaacaaagTGCATTCAAATGACTTAGAGCTGTCTGTGTTCACCACAATTACATTACGCATTATGCTTATCAccttttattgtgttattttctcGAATGAAGAGCAGAGTCCGGCAGATTTGACCTTCAGTTACAGTTTAGTCACTGGCAGATGCTTTCAGCCAAAGAGACTTAGGAAAGAGTGAAAGTGCTTTTTTCCGATAGATATgtcaaattagcattttttggACAATTGCTCTTATTAGTCTTTTACATACATAAAGTATCcaagcagaaaaagaaaaacaataatatgatGTCCTGACACGGGGTACGAccttttatgtcttttttttatattaagaTATGTCaaaattgcatttgaatgtggaaaaaaaaactcatgcaAACCATAGAGAACTTTCGATGAAACGTGTTACAAACCACGATGTACAGTATCGCCTGaaagaaaggaggggggaggactgtagcctatcccagaatgcattgggcgagaggcaggaatacacccagcaCAGGTCTCCGGGCCCTATTGCAGGACCCAAACACTATtccctcacacatgcatacctaCGGGCAGCTTGGGTCCATTCAGTCTCCCAGTACCTCAAACTGACTGTACCCCAAAACACCAGGCCTCGTATCAatataatttgtgaaaagaaaatttttatttaaagattttGAAACGCATATATCAGAACATAAAtagaatttaaatataattaaataccCTTCGTAAGCACAATGGTTGAAAAGGCGTAAAGAAGAATCACAGAAGCAGCTCTGAACAcaatccaaaaaatatttttaaatattcatgaggtAGTTGTGATACGttggattacaaaaaaaagagttttagCACACTGCTGCTTAACTTTAATCCGGCATTCAGAAGAGGCTTAAACGTGTGCTTAACCTCAATGCCCCTCATTTATAAAATCCTCCTGTTGTAATTGCAAGACTTATTACCTCCTCGAGAACAActgaatatatttacatttttttgcattcgttctgtgaaataatgtttggggttttttttgtaggaTCCCTGTTTTAACATTTACTTTAgctgaaaatacatatttgagaGGCGGATTCCGcacataaaattcaaaatacaacTATTTTGGCCCAGGCCTGTTAGACAcagccagctttttttttttttttaactgctccTGGTGCTTTAGTGCTTCTCCGTGCGCCTGCCGTTCTCAGGGGAGAACACTGTAATCTCCTCCCTGAACACGGGCTTTCGGCCCGACCAAGCGCGTCATCTTCGGCAAGACGgcttcattacaggcatttagcagacactcttatccagagcgacttacacaacttttacatagcattttacactgtatccatttatacagctggatatatactgaagcaattccggttaagtatcttgctcaagggtacaacggcagtgtcctacccgggaatcgaacctgcgacctttcggttacgagcccagttccttacccactgcgctacACTGCCGTCCGGCTTCAGAAGAAGAGGGAGTGACGGATCGTGCCGCGTGTCACGTTTCCGACGAGAgacaccgccaccgccgccgccgccgccgtcgtctcctagccccgcccctcgtcCTCCCCTCCGTACGTGCCGGCCCCTGGGCGTGTCGGTCGCGTGTAGCAGAGAGATGCTCGCGTGCCCGGGGCAGCGCGGCGACTGATTTACATATATGGAAACCgctattcatcatcatcatcatcatcatcatcatcatcatcagcagcagcagagcgAAGATGCCAGATCGCTGTTTCCTGGTTCTCCCTgcggagagagaggtggagagggagggagggagggagggagagagagagagagagagaggtggaaagggagggagagaaagaaagagaggtggagagggagacaggtagagaggtagggagagagagaggtggaaagggagggagcgaaagagaggtggagagggagagaggtagagagagagggagggaaagagagagaggtggacagggagaggtagagagggagagagagagagaggttgaggCAGTGGGTGCAAGGGTGCGAGAGGCTGGCTGAGTATTCGGGAACAGGGttagaaagacagagaaagagacggagacagagaaacagagacagagagacagtgagcgAGCGAAGGAGAGACATATTGAAAGAGAGTGAAGGTCAGTGCGTTTGGGGTCTGCCAGCATGggcctccctctgccccccggTGTCCTGCTCCTCGGGGCGCTCTGGTCCGCCTGTCCCGGCCAGGCCGCGGTGGTGCCGGACTTCAACCACGTGGAGCGCTGCAAGGAGGCCCTGTACATGGGCACGCCGCCGCGCGGCTACTTCGCCGCCAAGCTGAAGAAGATCTGCCAGCGCTACGCGGACAGGCCGCGCTACGCCACCCTCTACGACCCCCGCGGGCACATCCCCGTCTACTCCGCCTACACCTTCAAGAAGTCCGACGGGGAGAAGCACGTGGACTTCCCCTGGATGTTCGAGCCCCAGGTGAGCCTCCCCTGTTGGTTCCGTGGACAACCCGGGCAGGGCTTCCTGGGCCATCGTGAGCCGTAGTCGGGAGGACCTCAGTACTGGTGCCAGTAGGCAGCCATTATGCCATGCAGCGGTATGGCGGTGTCAAagtggaatatattttttttgttttacctgcGGTAGCTGTGTGAAGATGCTGTGCACGTTATagccatatttcattttttagttCACAGgcaaaaagagacagagaaacagacacgTAAGCGTTCACACAACCTACAGGTGGCGAAGATAATTACCGGtgtatatttatgcaaattCAGACGACTGGCATAATttgtttgcattgcattatCATATTCCTCAAAGGAACTTTATGACGCATGATAATATTTGGGGGAAAATGGCGTCATTAATTATGCAGTTTGTTCTCACAAATGAGACAGAAGATGACAGCTTCATTTGAGTCGCACTCCCTTGTGAAAACATGTGGAACCCTCTGTACCAATCTGTCCTCTCCTGAATAACTCCAGAGTCTACCTCTCTACccggctctccctctctctacctctccctctctccttctccctctccttctctctttccctcaccccccgtctctccctctctctctttttctttctctcccttctttttccctcccttcctccctccctctccccccctctctccttctttttctctctccctctctctccctttctttccacccccctctccctccttctcatTCTCTACcgctctccctttctttctctccccctctcactctccctccttttctttccctccctcttcttcctcctctctccctctctccagctcgGCTCTGAGAAGGGCGGGAGCAACATGGAGCCCTTCCCGCAGACCCACATGCACATGAACTTCGAGGACACGCAGGCCGTCCTGGAGGACTACTCCGACGTGGTCCAGTACGAGCGCGGCCACCTGAACCCGGACGAGCACCAGGCCGACCCGCTGGACAAGGCCGCCACCTACACCCTGACCAACGTGGTGCCGCAGATTCGGGAGTTCAACACGGGCCCCTGGTCCGACCACGAGGACCAGGTaaatggtaaacggactgcattcatacagcgctttcatccaaagcgctttgcaactgatgcctctcattcacccactcacacacacacacgcacactcacacgcaccaacggtgaaaggctgccatgcaaggcgcCAATCAtgtgtcttaaatgtttttgtaatctcggctacattgaaaatgagggcctggccctcaattgtacctccgagaattaaataaaggtgatgatggtgatgatgatgatgatgatgatgatgatgatgatgacgaatCAGCTCGTTGAgtgcaattaggggttaggtgtcttgctcaaggaacACTTCGACCCGCCCCAGGGttggggatcgaaccggcaaccctccgactgccagacagccgcTCTTACCCCCCTGAGCTAtgtgtcgcccccccccccccaggttcgCAAGAGGCTCAACAACTACTGCCGGGGGACGGCGTACGTGGTGACCGGCACGACCTCCTCCGGCAACACGATCCGGCGGGACAACGTGGACCGCGTGGCCATCCCCGAGTACATGTGGACCGCCTACTGCTGCGCGGACTTCGACCGCAACGCCCCCTACGACGTGCGCTACAAGCTGCCCGCCTTCGGCGCCTACGCCCTGAACAGCCACGTCAACAGCCACGTGGTGGAGGTGCCCGTGAAGAACCTGGAGAAGTTCCTCAGGGGCCGGATGGAGGTGGACACCAACTTCCAGATCTTCTACAACGACTGCGTCCCagatttctgattttttttttttttgcgcttcGTCAGAAACTGTCTTCCcctcaattttatatttttggggGGTTTATGTGTGTTGCTTGGCAAATGGCTACTGCATCATTGCATTTCGGGTTATGTCTCATTGATAATTTGGCTATATTCATATACTTAAGAGTAATATTTAACTATCTGCATTGAAGAGTACTTTAATCTCCAGAGCTGTTGTCTGCCTTTTATTATGCCTGCCTGCGTCTCTCATGAGTGAAGCATCTTCACACTCAGTTATCTGTGCTCTACATATGCAGACATGGCTGGCCTGTAAGCAGACGACCAGAAACTGGTCTGAAATGCATATCTTATCTGTCTCCATTTTAGAAATGGCCAAATCTCCTTAATAAGTaggcaaacaaaataatttgactGAATGGAATTTAATCTTCACACAAGTGAAGGCTAGgtagcaattttttttaaactacagcaTATACTCCTATCAATATGGAAATGTCCTGGTAGTTTTATTGaggggattgttttttttttttgaacgtcACCCTTTGAAAGCCTTTATCGTGCCGAAGTGACCACCTGATCAGTTTGCATATTTGAGCTTCATGGTCCAGCGCATTCATACAGAATGTACTTTGACCTAATTTGCACTTCCTATTTCCACACAGTGGTGTAACTATCTGCACCGAATTACTGCACACGGCAAAGTGACaggctgagaaacacacactgccaaCTGCCATTTTGGTTCTTCACACGAAAAACTGCAGGAGTTCCTGACCAAGCAGGACGCTCCACCACACGTGCTGGTCAAATGAAATAATCTGTTTGCTGAACCTGTGACTCATCCTGttgaggcactgctgttgtgcgtgtgtgggcgctGCGCTCAGGtccgtgccagtgccaactgtgccCGGTCGCGCCGCAGGGCATTGCCTAATTGGGTACTACAGCACACTCACAAAACAGGCGCGTTAAAAACCGTTTCGTGCCGTTTTTCGTAGCACACCTCCACGTCTAGTTAAGAACAACGcgttttgtgttactttcaacacagtcgGCGTTTGAAAAGACTCCCTTTGTAACACATAGCTTGTGTATTTGTAACAGAAAAgcagtgacaaaaaaaacatttttttttttttttgttactacTACTTGATATTAACGCGTCGTTTCTAAGAACGCATCAGCAGGGAAGGATGACTTTCAGTCGAGGGGAGAAGCATCTCATAATGCACCAGTgttctccacctcccccccccccccgctcaatTTGTCTGTTGAAATGAATGTGAACAGTCGTCCTCCAcctcatgtctgtgtgcgccCGACGGGCAAGCTGCAGTGCGGTAAGAGGCGGCCGTTGCCATGGCGCTGCAGAGCTGAGCGCACGCAGGTCTGCGCAGTCCCGGTAGGTTGCGATGAGCGTCGCAGCGGGAGCATAATTTTGCATTCCAAACAGGGGAGAAAGGGGATTaaaatatacttaaaaaaaaataaattgcctgatagcagcaaaaaaaataaaatcccttATTCCGCCTTATTTCACAGCTTACGCATTATGTAATCCTTTTATGCAGAATTAATTTCACCAGACCTGCCAAAAAGTTAATTCCTCCTTTTAAGGCACAGCAGTAACACAGCACCTCACGACTCGACCCCACATGACCAGAGTCCCcgcagtgattggctgagagccGTTCACAGCGACTGcaagagaagaagaaagctTTAGAGCAGACAGGTTAATTGTAACACATGTTAATGTCAAGATCAAATATTGCGATTAGGCACTATGGGCCAAAGCAGCTGAACGTGTGACGAGCTGAACTCACATCAAGAATGAATCCaacgccaaaaaaaaactctgtctCTGGCTGTCTCAGAGAGCTGATTACTTTTCGTATGCGGCAATCAATACAACTGTTTTGGATGAATGCCTTCAtaataagccgcgtttccaccgcaggaactataccccggaactaggaaccttttgaggaactcagtgcgtttccaccgcaggaactagggtctaaatttagttctgggggctttgttttaccccccaaaacgttcctgctcggggggtagtactttccgaaagtacaggaaccttttgggtggagcttgcagcgctgaacatttctgattggtcgagtactcgtagcatttgtgttgtatttattttccgccattacccgccatgtttgaaaatatgcagcggcaaaccaatttattttcataacttcaaatcaaacttgtatgttatgcggcgcagtagcctacttttggttatagcctgtcaacgtcttggaattataacgtgtgttcttctgttcttttcttgctttagtattcgttttataaaatgctaagcattcgtgctgggacagcatattacgtaggctaccaaaacattcaaacggattaattcggttgctgaatattttcttccggattttctttgttagcccgttgtaattgactcaaaacgtttgatacagttatgtgaggtatgcggtagttctgcataattaacattggtgatacagtacaagcaaactggaaatcaccttccgcactttttatccgggtaaaataacaggttaattctagtaatcttccctttagctttttcagactgccgtaattttactcaattttactgccatttttcaattccacgaaaagaccaggaagactatggactcatttatggtgcatggttcgcatctggagggcacacttcgctgctcggctagcagtaacttcgaaggaaagcaaacggtggctgtaccactactaatttacattttcacgcaagtccgagttttcgttctattcttgtcattttgcgattagcctatatggaattgacgacgagaaagtaataaaacagcaaattgtttacaacgtgtgcatgttttctgctgttaatgaatgtgtttgagaggatatatgaaaatcaataaatacaaaagtaaccatagtCATttttggtaacccgttgtatataaaaGCAGCTGCAGCTTTCCAAAGTTCACCACAGGGGGGTGCAAGAGAGCCATCAAGGCCAGAAGACAAGACAACCCTTCAGACAGGCAATTAAGTgtcatttcaatcatttttatttcaagtgaTTGACAGGAGTCCCCCAGCATCAATACGTAGGAGGGCAATAGCAAACTGACAAGTCAGTCCAAAAttgacatatttatttgaaagacCCAGTGCAATCACTTTTTGCTTGCATTCAAAGTGCTCATTAATCCACAAGATAAAGATGCATACTTTCTCAAAttaataaacaggaaaataatacaatttccaattaatgtaaaatcatttttctgCCTCATACCACTCCTCTCTTGATATACATTTCACCCCTCCATCTTTacactttccctctcactcGTTTCTTCCCTTCCTCGCTGTCTGGGGCAAGCAGAGGTTGTAGAACGAGCTGTGATCCAGGGACTCCACTTTCTTCCACGAGACCCACCGCAACCTTTGCGCCGACTCCCTGTCCAGAGGAGGGCCGCGGTAATGCGGGTCGATCACCAGCAGGTGGCTCCCTCGCGCACCCGTCGAAACGCCCACGATCCCCTTGGAGGAGTTGTCCCTGTCCCCTCCCATCATGACGGGGCACCCCTGGGTCTGGAAGTGCCGGTGAAGCTCCTCCGCCACGCCCGCCAACTCCGACCCGCCCTTTCGCGCGTGCACGATCTTACAGGGCACGTCGTAGAGGTGGTCCAAGGCCAGCGCCGCCTCGAAGGTTCCTATCCACTCGCGGGACCCCCGGAATGAGGGGGGCTTGTCCCCGACGGTGACCAGCGCCTGCTGTATTTGGGGAAGGCTGGGCGGGGGTTCGCGGGCCTTCAGATGCGGCTGGTTCAGACACAGCCACGAGCAGAGAGTCTGCACGGTGCGATacccacagccccacccccgaTCGTCCAGCCCGTCGCAGCCGTAGTGGAAATACAGATACTCCCCGGCAACGAGGGAGCACCTGGCCGTGTCCGACTCCGGGTTCGAAAGACCGACGTGCGCGTTCCGCAGCAGTTCcccagcagcacagctgtgGATCGACGCCGTCTCTGCGTCTTCTTGCTTTTGTTCCACCAGACCTCCCCAATCAATCTTCTCACTGCGTGGGTTCTCCTGTTCCACGGCATCACTCATCTCTTCAGTTCCTGCAGTCTTTTTTATTACCTGCAGGTAGCTAACCTCTTAGAAAAAGGACtctgaaagtaaaaaagaaaaagtaaaatcatttttacaagTCCACACATCACTTCAAAACACAGCGGCACTGAACAGTGGTAAAGTGAGGCTTCTCAGACCCCATATTGGATGGAGCCGTACCGTGATATCCTTCTTTTAAGCCCTGAGACCCAATTAAATTACTAAAATGAGCGGTTGGGAGGGATCAGATTTGAAACAGTGATCACGTGCCTCTCAAATCACGCTGTCAGGAATTAGTACAGGCCCACAATGTATTTAGTTTAACAGCAAAAATATACAGCCTATATTTTAAGTAGAAGTGCTAATATAGCTAggtattttcattgaaaaagcCATTAAGCTGCTGGCTATATATTAGccattccatttattttatgactGTCAGTATCATTTTATCCCACGTCAAATTTCATGTCAGATAAAACAAATATCAATCAATGTGCACTTGGTGAATATTGTCACAATCTTTATATTCTAGTTATAGACAGCAGTATATAACTTGTAAATCCATGTTTGTCGTCATGTCAAACCCAGTGTAAGCAATAAATTAGCCAATTTCTCACCTAGCCACTATATTTCGCATTTAAAAATTGCATCATCTTTATTCCACCGAAAGTCCGGCGCACTTCGGGTTAACACTGAATTGCGTTCAGCACACAAATTCATAACcacacttttattattttatttctcttagTAAAGCTGACGTTAAAAACTAAACGCACCGGTTGGTGGTCATGCGGTCCGTCGCTAAATATCTTCCCCACTGACTTTAAAACCATCGATATGAATGTATCGGTTCCGATGTCTTTTAAGATTCCTGAGTGTaggttattcatttatttcgcGTGTATTCACGATGATTATAAATTCTGGTAACATTCAAAATAGCCAGCAACCCTATTTTGAAAGGTGTGTCGAGTATATTAAAACAACGTTATTTTCTCACATTTGTCAGAAATAATT is a window from the Anguilla anguilla isolate fAngAng1 chromosome 3, fAngAng1.pri, whole genome shotgun sequence genome containing:
- the LOC118223962 gene encoding endonuclease domain-containing 1 protein-like isoform X2, whose protein sequence is MGLPLPPGVLLLGALWSACPGQAAVVPDFNHVERCKEALYMGTPPRGYFAAKLKKICQRYADRPRYATLYDPRGHIPVYSAYTFKKSDGEKHVDFPWMFEPQLGSEKGGSNMEPFPQTHMHMNFEDTQAVLEDYSDVVQYERGHLNPDEHQADPLDKAATYTLTNVVPQIREFNTGPWSDHEDQVRKRLNNYCRGTAYVVTGTTSSGNTIRRDNVDRVAIPEYMWTAYCCADFDRNAPYDVRYKLPAFGAYALNSHVNSHVVEVPVKNLEKFLRGRMEVDTNFQIFYNDCVPDF
- the LOC118223962 gene encoding uncharacterized protein LOC118223962 isoform X1, translated to MGLPLPPGVLLLGALWSACPGQAAVVPDFNHVERCKEALYMGTPPRGYFAAKLKKICQRYADRPRYATLYDPRGHIPVYSAYTFKKSDGEKHVDFPWMFEPQLGSEKGGSNMEPFPQTHMHMNFEDTQAVLEDYSDVVQYERGHLNPDEHQADPLDKAATYTLTNVVPQIREFNTGPWSDHEDQVNGSQEAQQLLPGDGVRGDRHDLLRQHDPAGQRGPRGHPRVHVDRLLLRGLRPQRPLRRALQAARLRRLRPEQPRQQPRGGGAREEPGEVPQGPDGGGHQLPDLLQRLRPRFLIFFFFALRQKLSSPQFYIFGGFMCVAWQMATASLHFGLCLIDNLAIFIYLRVIFNYLH
- the ufsp1 gene encoding inactive Ufm1-specific protease 1, translating into MSDAVEQENPRSEKIDWGGLVEQKQEDAETASIHSCAAGELLRNAHVGLSNPESDTARCSLVAGEYLYFHYGCDGLDDRGWGCGYRTVQTLCSWLCLNQPHLKAREPPPSLPQIQQALVTVGDKPPSFRGSREWIGTFEAALALDHLYDVPCKIVHARKGGSELAGVAEELHRHFQTQGCPVMMGGDRDNSSKGIVGVSTGARGSHLLVIDPHYRGPPLDRESAQRLRWVSWKKVESLDHSSFYNLCLPQTARKGRNE